The Oceanisphaera avium genome includes a region encoding these proteins:
- the csy1 gene encoding type I-F CRISPR-associated protein Csy1 — protein MLDATIEAFFNERKDAWLKKNLKASMEEHEIREQEQACDAVFALKNWLPNAAKRARQISLASHPCTFSHPSARKNKNGYVSSVIAKADRVADGFLRSGNVQVEIDALGNAAALDVYKFLTLVMADGRTLLEHLQQDSELANNLLARGEGNADELKNGFLDMVVIKDEAITSSKVKQVYFPVATAEQGYHLLSTLSHSGHMFELRQRLDRLRFSDETKAARELRRNNQFSDVGYQEIYNLTTIGYGGTKPQNISVLNNQNAGRAHLLLSTPPELAPRAVRLPTRNFFGDVLYPRQLQQTFEAFHRLLNANYNNLNIRNARDYRIQEYLDQLILKMWQVRSAFTEQPKARPEHLVGYQKQWLFPEYGAERTTDVPWLTTLVEDAARHFIFSYQNIAGKSAIQLGDTELDAFARIIEQNKEALL, from the coding sequence ATGCTTGATGCGACGATTGAGGCCTTCTTTAATGAGCGTAAAGACGCTTGGTTAAAGAAGAACCTCAAAGCTTCCATGGAAGAACATGAAATACGAGAGCAAGAACAGGCATGTGACGCTGTTTTTGCTCTCAAAAATTGGCTGCCTAATGCGGCTAAACGAGCGCGGCAAATTTCGCTAGCGAGTCACCCTTGTACTTTTAGCCACCCCAGTGCGCGTAAAAATAAAAATGGCTATGTGAGCTCGGTTATTGCCAAGGCTGATCGTGTTGCGGATGGTTTTCTACGCAGTGGTAATGTGCAAGTTGAAATCGATGCACTGGGAAATGCAGCGGCACTGGATGTATACAAATTTTTAACCTTAGTAATGGCAGATGGCCGCACTTTACTTGAGCATTTACAGCAGGATAGCGAGCTGGCTAATAATTTATTAGCCCGTGGCGAAGGCAATGCAGATGAATTGAAAAACGGTTTTTTAGACATGGTTGTCATCAAAGATGAAGCCATTACCAGCTCTAAAGTCAAGCAAGTTTATTTCCCAGTTGCTACTGCAGAGCAGGGCTATCATTTGCTATCTACTTTGAGTCACTCGGGCCATATGTTTGAACTGCGCCAACGACTCGATAGGTTACGTTTTTCTGATGAAACCAAAGCCGCCAGAGAGCTAAGAAGAAATAACCAGTTTTCGGACGTGGGTTATCAAGAAATTTATAACCTGACCACCATAGGCTATGGCGGCACTAAACCGCAAAATATCAGTGTGCTAAACAATCAAAATGCGGGTCGGGCTCATTTACTGTTATCTACGCCTCCCGAGCTTGCTCCTAGAGCGGTACGCCTGCCAACCCGCAATTTTTTTGGTGATGTATTGTATCCCAGACAGTTGCAACAGACTTTTGAGGCGTTTCATCGGCTGTTAAACGCGAATTACAACAACCTGAATATTCGTAATGCACGAGATTATCGTATTCAGGAATACCTCGATCAATTGATCTTAAAAATGTGGCAGGTGCGTAGTGCTTTCACCGAACAGCCTAAAGCGCGCCCCGAACATTTGGTCGGTTACCAAAAACAGTGGCTGTTTCCTGAATATGGAGCCGAGCGCACCACGGATGTGCCTTGGCTCACTACCTTAGTGGAAGATGCCGCCCGCCACTTTATCTTTAGCTATCAAAACATAGCGGGTAAGTCGGCGATCCAACTTGGCGATACCGAGCTTGACGCCTTCGCCCGCATTATTGAACAGAACAAGGAGGCGCTGCTATGA
- the cas3f gene encoding type I-F CRISPR-associated helicase Cas3f gives MMVIFVSQCEKKALPRTRRVLDAFANRIGDNTWQTLITEEGLLTVRKMLRQTASKSTAVSCHWIRSRSRSQLRWIVGNKKKFNNEGVVAVNSTEQDLLTNDAEKNWKYLPLIKAFTGLAALLHDWGKATKLFQDKLQPASKASFKGDPLRHEWISSLLIMALVKTGEEPEHDSSWLAPLLNQSINEQQLAAALPQLKAEHAPFSSLPDAATLLLWLVLSHHRLPKPENKASFGDRENSNPQQLLARLSKEWGYENLCRKDEDAAQYQKRLQDCFVFPQGLLSKSQHWLNALSHRARQLEAHLPLFAQAVQDGSWRTIAHHARLCLMVGDHYYSSQAAAFNWPNTVNLFANTHSAGPEQGQLKQQLDEHLVNVANIAVNTCRMLPRFERDTPKAEDVQQLKPSKKLAPAIKKQFGWQDKAVTAIKEYRQENDDNIGGYFIVNMASTGRGKTLANAKIMQALSDDQQSLRFILALGLRTLTLQTGDEYRDRIGLADNELAVLIGSQAILELHQGSSKEHKKEVQPLAGEDYGSESIDPLLDKQEDVIGFNKNEDDDDRWQNILPEDELTTVLTGRKERALLYAPVLACTIDHMMAATETTRGGRYILPSLRLMSSDLVIDEIDDFTGEDLVAIGRLIFLAGMLGRKVMISSATIPPDLALSYFIAYQKGWALFAASRHQRSQVACGWTDEFNSQLVTVNQGEAATVNYQAAHQAFIKKRVTKLRAEPVKRRGEIIPLAEPMADESHELSYFSAIQQAVLAKHHQHHQQDNKTGRQVSFGVVRCANILPCVSLTEYLLDAVWPEEVTVRVMAYHSQQVLLLRHAQEQHLDQVLKRKTPVNDPEGVFQHPIIRQHLDSGDSKQLIFILVATPVEEVGRDHDFDWAVVEPSSFRSIIQLAGRVRRHRDAEPNNEVPNMGLLQFNLKGYRGEPKNVFSRPGYEQDDMQLFSRNLSDLVDEAALKRCVDATPRMFKDSKIQLAALEHHAIGRTLGCHYLKGEQTPKDDPAQSPKSLWGYTDDYWWMTALPQQFNQFRRSDPGLNLYCVIDEQGRSRFQIYDRNSGWVECEKLLGIAHQPLSEQRMARLWLVRDYGTLIAEQSALREEDLERTSQRLGEISLQYYKDGNRYRYNEQLGLVRLK, from the coding sequence ATGATGGTGATCTTTGTTTCTCAGTGCGAAAAGAAAGCTCTGCCCAGAACTCGTCGGGTATTGGATGCCTTTGCTAACCGCATTGGCGATAACACCTGGCAAACGCTGATCACCGAGGAAGGTTTGCTGACGGTTCGAAAAATGCTGCGCCAGACTGCCAGCAAAAGCACCGCCGTTAGCTGCCACTGGATACGCTCGCGCTCGCGCAGTCAGTTGCGCTGGATTGTAGGTAATAAAAAGAAATTTAATAATGAGGGCGTGGTGGCGGTGAACAGTACTGAACAGGATTTACTGACAAATGATGCAGAGAAAAACTGGAAATATCTGCCCTTGATCAAGGCCTTTACCGGCCTGGCGGCACTATTGCATGATTGGGGCAAAGCAACAAAATTATTTCAGGATAAATTGCAGCCTGCTTCTAAAGCAAGCTTTAAAGGCGACCCCTTACGTCATGAGTGGATCTCCAGTCTGCTAATTATGGCACTGGTGAAAACCGGTGAGGAGCCTGAACACGATAGCAGCTGGTTGGCACCTTTATTAAATCAGTCCATTAACGAGCAGCAACTGGCGGCTGCTTTACCACAATTAAAAGCAGAGCATGCGCCTTTTAGCAGCCTGCCTGATGCGGCAACCTTGCTACTCTGGTTGGTACTGTCCCATCATCGATTGCCTAAGCCTGAAAATAAAGCCAGTTTTGGCGACCGAGAAAACAGCAATCCACAGCAGCTGCTGGCTCGGCTCAGTAAAGAATGGGGCTATGAAAATCTGTGTCGTAAAGATGAGGACGCTGCTCAGTACCAGAAGCGTTTACAGGATTGCTTTGTTTTTCCACAGGGGCTGTTATCAAAATCCCAGCACTGGTTGAATGCGCTCAGTCACAGAGCCCGACAGCTAGAAGCGCATTTGCCTTTATTTGCGCAGGCGGTACAGGATGGCAGCTGGCGTACCATTGCCCACCATGCTCGGCTTTGCCTGATGGTGGGCGATCACTATTATTCCTCACAGGCTGCGGCATTTAACTGGCCGAATACCGTTAACTTGTTTGCTAATACCCACAGTGCTGGGCCAGAGCAAGGACAGCTTAAGCAACAGCTTGATGAGCACTTGGTGAATGTGGCTAATATTGCCGTTAATACCTGTCGTATGTTGCCGCGTTTTGAGCGTGACACGCCAAAGGCGGAAGATGTGCAACAGCTCAAACCCTCGAAAAAATTAGCCCCTGCCATCAAGAAACAATTTGGCTGGCAAGATAAAGCCGTAACAGCCATTAAAGAATATCGGCAAGAGAATGACGATAATATCGGCGGCTACTTTATCGTCAATATGGCCAGCACTGGGCGGGGTAAAACCTTGGCTAACGCCAAAATCATGCAAGCCTTATCTGATGATCAACAAAGCCTGCGCTTTATTCTAGCCTTGGGCTTAAGGACGTTAACCCTGCAAACTGGCGATGAATATCGTGATCGTATTGGTTTGGCCGATAATGAGTTAGCGGTATTAATCGGTTCGCAGGCTATTTTAGAACTGCATCAAGGCTCTAGCAAAGAACATAAGAAAGAAGTCCAACCTCTTGCAGGGGAAGATTACGGTTCGGAATCAATCGATCCTTTGCTAGATAAGCAAGAAGACGTAATTGGTTTTAATAAGAACGAGGATGATGATGATCGCTGGCAAAATATACTGCCAGAAGATGAATTGACCACAGTCCTGACTGGGCGCAAAGAGCGTGCCTTGCTCTATGCCCCCGTATTGGCCTGCACCATTGATCATATGATGGCGGCGACCGAAACCACCCGAGGCGGGCGCTATATTCTGCCCAGTCTGCGCCTAATGTCTTCTGATCTGGTTATTGATGAGATTGACGACTTTACCGGTGAAGATCTGGTGGCCATTGGCCGCCTGATTTTTCTGGCGGGCATGCTGGGGCGCAAAGTCATGATTTCGTCGGCCACCATACCGCCAGATTTGGCGCTGAGTTACTTTATTGCCTATCAAAAAGGCTGGGCGCTGTTTGCTGCCAGTCGTCATCAACGTAGCCAAGTGGCTTGTGGCTGGACCGATGAATTTAACTCTCAACTGGTTACCGTTAATCAGGGCGAAGCGGCGACGGTTAACTATCAGGCAGCTCATCAGGCTTTCATCAAAAAGCGTGTCACCAAGCTGCGTGCCGAGCCGGTTAAGCGCCGTGGAGAAATTATCCCACTCGCTGAGCCTATGGCAGATGAAAGCCATGAGTTGAGCTATTTTTCTGCTATTCAGCAGGCGGTGCTGGCTAAACATCATCAGCATCATCAACAAGATAATAAGACTGGTCGTCAGGTTTCTTTTGGTGTGGTGCGCTGCGCCAATATTTTACCTTGTGTCTCCTTAACCGAATATTTATTAGATGCGGTTTGGCCAGAAGAGGTAACGGTAAGAGTGATGGCCTATCACAGTCAGCAAGTGCTCTTATTGCGTCACGCTCAAGAGCAGCATTTGGATCAGGTGTTAAAACGAAAAACGCCCGTTAATGATCCAGAGGGCGTCTTTCAGCATCCGATTATCCGCCAGCATCTTGATAGCGGTGATAGCAAACAACTCATTTTTATTTTAGTGGCCACACCGGTTGAAGAAGTAGGGCGCGACCATGATTTTGATTGGGCGGTGGTGGAGCCGTCTTCTTTTCGCTCAATTATTCAATTGGCGGGTCGAGTGCGCCGTCATCGCGACGCCGAGCCAAATAATGAAGTCCCCAATATGGGATTGTTACAGTTCAACTTGAAAGGCTATCGAGGTGAGCCAAAAAACGTCTTTAGTCGACCGGGTTATGAGCAAGATGATATGCAGCTATTTTCTCGAAACTTGTCTGATTTAGTTGATGAAGCTGCACTCAAGCGCTGTGTGGATGCGACGCCGCGAATGTTTAAAGACTCCAAGATACAGCTTGCCGCACTGGAGCACCACGCCATTGGTCGGACATTGGGCTGCCATTATCTTAAAGGCGAACAAACGCCTAAGGATGATCCAGCACAAAGCCCGAAAAGCCTGTGGGGCTATACCGATGATTACTGGTGGATGACGGCGCTACCTCAGCAGTTCAACCAATTTCGTCGCAGCGATCCTGGGCTCAATCTTTACTGTGTCATCGATGAACAAGGTCGGTCGCGTTTTCAAATTTATGATCGAAATAGTGGTTGGGTGGAGTGTGAGAAGTTGCTCGGTATTGCGCATCAACCGTTAAGTGAGCAAAGGATGGCGCGACTTTGGTTAGTACGTGACTACGGGACATTAATTGCCGAGCAAAGCGCACTAAGGGAAGAAGACCTAGAGCGCACCTCTCAGCGGCTAGGTGAAATTAGCCTGCAGTATTACAAAGACGGGAATCGCTATCGGTATAACGAGCAGTTGGGGCTGGTGAGGCTCAAATAA
- the cas1f gene encoding type I-F CRISPR-associated endonuclease Cas1f, which produces MDDFSPSDLKAILHSKRANLFYLEYCRVMQKDGRVLYLTDAEKENLYYNIPIANTTVLLLGNGTSITQAAIRMLAQAGVLVGFCGGGGTPLYMGSEIEWLTPQGEYRPTEYLQGWLSFWFDDDKRLNAGQQFQQARIEFLKKVWQKDRDLKQEGFDFNDSQIQKALDIFASRTAAAIKPSDLLLTEAQLTKVLYKYAAEATGQSGFTREHQSVDKANDFLNHGNYLAYGLAACCLWVLGIPHGFAVMHGKTRRGALVFDVADLIKDALVLPWAFVCAKENATEQEFRQQVLQAFTDHKALDYMFDTVKAIALQGKAAESTEEPTL; this is translated from the coding sequence ATGGACGATTTTTCACCGTCTGATTTAAAAGCTATTTTGCACTCCAAGCGTGCTAATTTGTTTTACCTAGAATACTGCAGGGTCATGCAAAAAGATGGCCGAGTGCTGTATTTGACCGATGCCGAGAAAGAAAACCTGTACTACAACATTCCCATTGCTAACACCACTGTATTGTTATTGGGTAATGGCACTTCCATTACTCAAGCGGCAATACGGATGCTGGCTCAAGCTGGCGTGCTGGTTGGCTTTTGTGGCGGCGGAGGCACACCGCTGTATATGGGCAGTGAAATTGAGTGGCTCACTCCTCAGGGAGAATACCGACCCACCGAATACCTACAAGGCTGGCTGAGCTTTTGGTTTGATGACGACAAACGCCTTAATGCAGGCCAACAGTTTCAGCAAGCGCGCATCGAGTTTTTAAAAAAGGTGTGGCAAAAAGACCGAGACCTTAAGCAAGAAGGCTTTGATTTTAATGATAGCCAAATTCAAAAAGCACTCGATATCTTTGCTAGCCGCACGGCTGCCGCCATTAAGCCTAGTGACTTGCTGCTTACCGAAGCGCAACTGACTAAGGTGCTCTACAAATACGCCGCCGAGGCTACCGGACAAAGTGGCTTTACTCGTGAACATCAGTCAGTGGATAAAGCCAATGACTTTCTAAATCACGGTAACTATTTGGCCTATGGCTTAGCTGCTTGCTGTCTATGGGTGTTAGGCATTCCGCATGGCTTTGCGGTGATGCACGGTAAAACTCGCCGGGGCGCACTGGTGTTTGATGTAGCGGATCTGATTAAAGATGCGCTGGTGCTGCCATGGGCCTTTGTCTGTGCCAAAGAAAACGCCACCGAACAAGAATTTCGCCAGCAAGTGCTGCAAGCCTTTACCGATCATAAAGCGCTGGATTATATGTTTGATACCGTGAAAGCCATCGCCCTGCAAGGCAAAGCTGCAGAAAGCACAGAGGAGCCAACATTATGA
- a CDS encoding glucose 1-dehydrogenase produces the protein MSQHHSSSNPPFPQQQQDLPGSQHAQDPQPQVLPKEYPNGKLAGKVALITGADSGIGQAVAILFAKEGANIVASYLCEHEDAKATQQHVERYQRRCVLVAGDLSKEEHCKQLIDKTLAEFGRLDILINNAGTQVEQVSLTDITTEQLERTVQTNFYPHFWLSKFALPHLSKGASIINTTSITAYRGSDHLIDYAATKGAILSFTRALANNLSGSEKGIRVNGVAPGPIWTPLIVASFSPEEIETFGKNSPMGRAGQPNEVAPAYLYLASEDASYVTGQVIHVNGGEIVGG, from the coding sequence ATGAGCCAGCATCACTCATCATCAAATCCCCCTTTTCCTCAACAACAGCAAGACTTACCGGGCTCGCAGCACGCGCAAGATCCTCAGCCACAAGTACTGCCTAAAGAGTATCCAAATGGCAAGTTGGCGGGCAAAGTGGCGCTGATAACCGGTGCCGACAGTGGTATTGGCCAAGCGGTGGCTATTTTATTCGCTAAAGAAGGAGCCAATATTGTTGCTAGCTATTTATGTGAGCATGAAGATGCCAAGGCCACTCAGCAGCATGTAGAGCGCTATCAGCGCCGCTGTGTATTAGTAGCAGGGGATTTATCAAAAGAAGAACACTGCAAACAGCTTATTGATAAAACGCTAGCTGAGTTTGGGCGCTTAGATATATTAATTAATAATGCTGGCACTCAAGTAGAGCAAGTCTCGCTAACGGATATTACCACCGAACAACTGGAGCGCACCGTACAGACTAATTTTTATCCGCATTTTTGGTTAAGCAAATTCGCGCTGCCCCATTTATCTAAGGGCGCCAGCATTATAAACACCACCTCTATTACGGCGTATCGCGGCAGTGATCATTTAATAGACTATGCCGCCACTAAAGGCGCTATTTTGTCCTTCACGCGGGCGCTGGCTAATAACTTATCCGGCTCAGAAAAGGGGATACGTGTTAATGGCGTGGCCCCAGGGCCAATTTGGACGCCATTAATCGTAGCGTCTTTTAGCCCAGAAGAAATTGAAACATTTGGTAAAAACTCCCCCATGGGGCGCGCCGGCCAGCCCAATGAAGTCGCGCCTGCGTATTTATATTTAGCCAGTGAAGATGCCAGCTACGTAACTGGGCAAGTGATCCATGTGAATGGTGGAGAAATTGTCGGCGGGTAA
- a CDS encoding methyl-accepting chemotaxis protein yields the protein MFFSAHKKKSQLLSQQLLSTQQELIALQQENTELKQRLRQDDTALTDTQNKLHLSEQLMAGLSQFGRSLSELKSSFSDLSSMLGTRRDEALTTRDESSHMRDGMQGLVKQLNEARSHALDSSQKMNSLETETNGIADLVNVIDGVSDQTSLLALNASIEAARAGEHGRGFSVVATEVRNLASRTGEATKEIEEVIARIRNQTIAVAGVSRENSVEMEQLAGEAESARLRLLNLIELANTSSSALDEAAVLSEIELANLEELEIKLTVYQILSGLSDTQAEALPDETQCQLGQWYYQGSGAKHYSGRLDFAAIEAPHRLVHVYAKQAVKAHHEQRGQEALTALLAMESNNLDVMTKLRRLINA from the coding sequence ATGTTTTTTAGCGCGCACAAGAAAAAATCCCAGCTATTAAGCCAGCAGTTATTGAGTACCCAACAAGAATTAATAGCCCTACAACAAGAAAATACCGAGCTTAAACAGCGCCTTCGTCAAGATGACACTGCTTTGACTGACACTCAAAATAAGCTGCATTTGAGTGAGCAACTGATGGCAGGGTTGAGCCAATTTGGCCGCTCACTGTCTGAGCTTAAAAGCTCATTTTCAGACTTATCAAGCATGCTGGGCACGCGCCGCGATGAAGCCCTGACCACGCGCGATGAGTCTTCTCATATGCGCGACGGCATGCAAGGGCTAGTGAAACAATTAAATGAAGCCCGTAGCCACGCGTTAGACTCTTCACAAAAAATGAACTCACTGGAAACGGAAACCAATGGCATTGCCGACTTAGTTAATGTGATTGATGGCGTATCTGATCAAACTTCACTGTTAGCTCTTAATGCCAGCATTGAAGCAGCGCGGGCTGGCGAGCATGGCCGTGGTTTTAGTGTGGTCGCCACCGAAGTGCGCAATTTAGCCTCTCGCACGGGCGAGGCGACAAAAGAAATTGAAGAAGTCATTGCCCGAATTCGTAACCAAACCATCGCTGTGGCGGGCGTTAGTCGCGAAAATAGCGTAGAAATGGAGCAACTGGCAGGCGAGGCAGAGTCGGCACGGCTGCGCTTACTTAATTTAATTGAGTTAGCCAATACCTCATCTAGTGCCTTAGATGAAGCGGCGGTGCTTTCAGAAATTGAGTTAGCAAATTTAGAAGAATTAGAAATTAAGCTCACCGTTTATCAAATTTTATCGGGCTTATCTGATACCCAAGCCGAGGCGCTACCTGATGAAACGCAATGTCAGTTAGGACAATGGTATTACCAAGGCAGTGGCGCTAAACACTACAGTGGGCGTTTAGATTTTGCCGCTATCGAAGCACCGCATCGTTTAGTCCATGTATATGCTAAACAAGCGGTTAAGGCGCATCATGAACAGCGTGGCCAAGAGGCACTGACGGCGCTATTAGCCATGGAAAGTAATAATTTAGATGTAATGACGAAATTGCGCCGCCTGATTAATGCTTAA
- the htpX gene encoding protease HtpX, with protein sequence MKRIILFIATNLAVVLVLGVVLNIVFSMLGIDRSSIGGLLVFCAVFGFGGAFISLLISKWMAKRAYNVQIIDQPRNELEHWLLTTVTRQAQQAGIGMPEVGIYDSPDMNAFATGASRNSSLVAVSSGLMYSMSRDEAEAVLAHEVSHIANGDMVTMTLLQGVVNTFVMFFARIIANLISSAMSRDNEEGGGLGGIAYFGVVMVLELVFGMLASLIVMWFSRYREYRADEGSARLVGKDKMIAALQRLGQGSQAELEGSLAAFGITGRGSSELFMSHPPLEKRIQSLRNL encoded by the coding sequence ATGAAGCGTATTATATTGTTTATTGCCACTAACCTTGCCGTGGTGCTGGTATTGGGTGTGGTGCTGAACATAGTGTTTTCTATGCTAGGCATTGACCGTAGCAGCATAGGGGGGTTATTGGTATTTTGTGCCGTATTTGGTTTTGGTGGTGCATTTATCTCACTGCTGATTTCTAAGTGGATGGCCAAGCGCGCGTACAATGTGCAAATTATTGATCAGCCCCGCAACGAACTAGAGCATTGGCTACTCACCACCGTAACGCGCCAAGCTCAACAAGCCGGCATCGGTATGCCAGAAGTGGGTATTTATGACTCGCCCGATATGAATGCCTTTGCCACGGGTGCTAGTCGTAATAGCTCATTAGTGGCGGTATCAAGTGGCCTAATGTATAGCATGAGCCGTGATGAAGCCGAAGCCGTACTTGCCCATGAAGTTAGCCATATTGCTAATGGTGACATGGTCACCATGACGCTATTACAGGGGGTGGTGAATACCTTTGTTATGTTCTTTGCCCGCATTATTGCCAACCTAATTAGCAGCGCCATGAGTCGTGATAATGAAGAGGGCGGCGGCTTAGGCGGCATCGCTTATTTTGGCGTGGTCATGGTCTTAGAGCTGGTGTTTGGCATGCTCGCGTCCCTGATTGTAATGTGGTTTAGCCGCTATCGAGAATACCGTGCTGATGAAGGCTCGGCGCGATTAGTGGGCAAAGATAAAATGATTGCGGCCTTGCAGCGCCTTGGTCAAGGCTCACAAGCCGAGCTAGAAGGCTCGTTAGCGGCATTTGGTATTACTGGCCGCGGTAGCAGCGAATTATTTATGAGCCACCCGCCATTAGAAAAACGCATTCAAAGCCTGCGTAATTTGTAA
- the bioD gene encoding dethiobiotin synthase, which produces MVKRFFITGTDTEVGKTFVTQALMQAATKAGDTVLGFKPIASGCEHIGGELKNSDALTLQAHSSISLPYKLHNPYAFAPAIAPHIAARQSNRTICCTRLSRDLASLSQHAVEWIFIEGAGGWRLPINEQHYLSDWVKDEQLPVILVVGLRLGCINHALLSLEAIENDGLAVAGWVINHIDPNMAQVKANIDTLTQRIKAPLLGEIPWLANNAHQKGADFIDISPLSSAPI; this is translated from the coding sequence ATGGTTAAGCGCTTTTTTATTACCGGTACCGACACTGAAGTGGGCAAAACCTTTGTCACCCAAGCGCTAATGCAAGCCGCGACTAAAGCGGGCGATACGGTACTGGGTTTTAAACCCATTGCCTCTGGCTGTGAGCATATTGGCGGTGAGCTTAAAAACAGCGATGCCCTCACACTGCAAGCCCACTCTTCCATTTCACTGCCTTATAAGTTGCATAACCCTTATGCATTTGCGCCCGCTATTGCGCCGCATATCGCCGCACGGCAAAGCAATAGGACAATTTGTTGCACTCGCCTCAGTCGCGACTTAGCAAGTCTTAGTCAACACGCGGTAGAGTGGATATTTATTGAAGGGGCGGGGGGCTGGCGCTTACCCATTAATGAGCAACATTATCTATCAGACTGGGTTAAAGATGAGCAATTGCCGGTCATTCTAGTGGTGGGACTGCGCTTGGGGTGTATTAATCATGCCTTACTGAGCTTAGAGGCCATTGAAAATGATGGCTTAGCAGTAGCCGGCTGGGTGATTAATCATATTGACCCTAATATGGCGCAAGTAAAAGCCAACATAGATACCTTAACTCAGCGTATTAAGGCCCCATTATTGGGGGAGATTCCTTGGTTAGCCAATAATGCGCATCAAAAAGGGGCTGATTTTATCGATATTTCGCCATTAAGCTCGGCTCCCATATAG
- the bioC gene encoding malonyl-ACP O-methyltransferase BioC has protein sequence MDCLAYEHVSSQAPAPEASSLIHPLPMINKSQVATAFSRAAHSYEQNNKLQQRTGNVLLAKLSHILPPTVATGLDLGCGSGWFLPQLNARAEQVFALDLSPAMLQQARLKLGEEANLIRLCADMDTVVFAKHSLDFIFANLCMQWSQDSTAWLANWSRCLKPGGVLVFATLVEGSLANLAKCWQAQSLASPINHFISRQQLTHDLENTGKRWHCDYQWEHLTFSDLKSLLHALKGIGANRVNASRASGLLGKARWQQLNATYPRNEKGQCVAEYQLAYGVVYG, from the coding sequence ATGGACTGTTTAGCTTATGAACATGTGTCTAGTCAGGCTCCAGCGCCAGAAGCTAGCTCGCTCATCCATCCACTACCGATGATTAATAAAAGCCAAGTGGCGACGGCGTTTAGCCGCGCGGCACATAGCTATGAGCAGAATAATAAGCTGCAGCAACGCACCGGCAATGTCTTATTAGCGAAATTAAGCCATATTTTGCCACCCACTGTGGCAACTGGGCTTGATTTGGGCTGTGGCAGTGGCTGGTTTCTACCCCAGCTTAACGCGCGGGCCGAGCAAGTTTTTGCGCTCGACTTATCGCCCGCTATGTTGCAACAAGCGCGCCTTAAGCTAGGCGAAGAGGCGAACCTTATCCGATTATGTGCCGATATGGACACGGTAGTCTTTGCCAAGCACAGCCTGGACTTTATTTTTGCTAATTTATGTATGCAGTGGAGCCAAGACTCCACTGCCTGGTTGGCGAACTGGAGCCGGTGTCTTAAACCGGGCGGCGTCTTAGTTTTTGCCACCTTAGTAGAGGGCAGCTTGGCAAACTTGGCCAAGTGCTGGCAAGCACAGAGTTTAGCCAGTCCCATTAATCATTTTATAAGCCGTCAACAATTAACCCACGATTTGGAAAATACAGGTAAGCGGTGGCACTGCGATTATCAGTGGGAGCACCTGACCTTTAGTGATTTAAAGTCATTATTGCATGCTCTTAAAGGGATAGGCGCCAATCGGGTAAATGCTAGCCGTGCCAGCGGCTTATTGGGTAAAGCGCGCTGGCAACAGCTTAATGCCACCTATCCGCGGAATGAAAAAGGTCAGTGTGTGGCCGAATATCAACTGGCTTATGGAGTGGTTTATGGTTAA